One region of Polynucleobacter sp. Adler-ghost genomic DNA includes:
- a CDS encoding Rap1a/Tai family immunity protein, whose product MKLFRTISLVISAFLLLQANTFAQSELPKNDASTAALVELCKNLNDADAQNFCFGFGEGVYQAYLANRNAKQKQSICFSSEAGTREVILQEFLAWNQNNPQFNQDRAAKTLIRFFETKYPCKR is encoded by the coding sequence ATGAAACTATTTCGGACAATCTCACTCGTCATTAGTGCATTCTTGCTGTTGCAGGCAAACACTTTTGCTCAGTCTGAGCTTCCAAAGAATGATGCCTCTACTGCTGCATTGGTTGAGCTATGCAAAAACCTCAATGATGCGGATGCGCAGAACTTTTGCTTTGGCTTTGGTGAGGGCGTTTATCAGGCCTACCTTGCTAACCGAAATGCAAAACAAAAGCAGAGCATTTGTTTCTCATCGGAAGCTGGTACAAGAGAAGTCATTCTCCAGGAGTTCTTGGCTTGGAATCAAAATAACCCCCAATTCAATCAAGATCGTGCAGCTAAGACGCTGATCCGATTCTTTGAGACAAAGTATCCCTGCAAACGGTAG
- a CDS encoding DUF3300 domain-containing protein, with protein MNIQNKAGYLIGLTALLSACSNNGDPYQNIDYPQSYTQSGGYNSSPQLISSEQLQSLLSPIALYPDSLLSLMLLASTYPLEMAEAYNWRNSNSSLNGTALQDALKVQSWNDSVKSLISFPQAFNMMGSKLQWTQNLGNAYKLQPADTMKAVQVLRKRAVQAGTLKSNQQITVSTDANSNVLIGPANTQVVYVPSYNPTVVYGAWPYPDYPPYPVYNPAWGMMSFGLGMAVGSAFWSSPSWSDGTINVNNTNSPGRTNRGLIGPSSIQNQQRLLNDWKNNASPQDRQAARAAGQRADNAFQKNATPQERSQADRLNQEARNDYQQDRSNPNTYREAAQENAMREQARADRMNDDRFGGRGGFGAGRMGGFRR; from the coding sequence ATGAATATTCAGAATAAAGCAGGATATTTGATTGGGCTTACAGCGCTCTTGAGTGCTTGTTCAAATAATGGTGATCCCTATCAAAATATCGACTATCCACAGTCCTATACCCAAAGTGGTGGCTATAACAGTTCACCGCAGTTGATTTCATCAGAGCAATTGCAGTCCTTACTCTCTCCGATTGCCTTATACCCAGACTCCTTGCTGTCCTTGATGCTATTGGCATCAACTTATCCACTAGAGATGGCTGAAGCCTATAACTGGCGTAATAGCAATTCCAGTCTAAATGGCACTGCATTGCAAGATGCTCTCAAAGTGCAATCGTGGAACGATAGCGTGAAGTCGCTGATCTCATTTCCGCAAGCATTCAATATGATGGGTAGTAAGTTGCAGTGGACTCAAAATTTGGGCAATGCCTACAAGCTACAGCCAGCAGATACGATGAAGGCGGTGCAGGTTTTACGCAAACGCGCCGTTCAAGCTGGAACTCTCAAGTCAAATCAGCAAATTACAGTGAGCACTGACGCTAACTCGAACGTATTAATTGGCCCCGCCAATACTCAAGTGGTCTACGTGCCGAGCTATAACCCCACCGTTGTTTATGGGGCGTGGCCTTATCCAGACTACCCACCATATCCTGTTTATAACCCCGCCTGGGGAATGATGTCTTTTGGACTTGGGATGGCAGTAGGTAGTGCATTTTGGTCTTCGCCTAGCTGGTCTGATGGCACGATTAATGTGAACAATACAAATTCTCCTGGAAGAACGAATAGGGGGCTGATTGGTCCGAGTAGCATTCAGAACCAACAGCGACTGTTGAATGATTGGAAAAATAATGCGAGCCCGCAAGATCGACAGGCGGCAAGAGCGGCTGGACAGAGAGCTGATAATGCCTTTCAAAAAAATGCTACGCCACAAGAGCGCTCTCAAGCTGACCGCCTAAATCAAGAGGCAAGAAATGATTACCAGCAGGATCGTAGCAATCCAAATACCTATCGTGAGGCAGCTCAAGAAAATGCGATGCGAGAGCAAGCACGTGCTGATCGAATGAATGATGACCGATTTGGTGGGCGTGGTGGTTTTGGTGCTGGCCGCATGGGTGGATTTAGGCGCTAA
- the fdx gene encoding ISC system 2Fe-2S type ferredoxin: MTQIVVLPHSEYCPEGAVLEVTPGTSVCEALLENHIPIEHACDMVCACTTCHVIVKEGYQSLNEPDENEEDLLDRAWGLNPQSRLSCQAIVARQDLVIEIPKYSINHAKENH, translated from the coding sequence ATGACTCAGATCGTTGTTCTACCCCATAGCGAGTATTGCCCTGAAGGTGCGGTACTTGAAGTGACTCCAGGCACCTCCGTTTGTGAGGCCTTGCTAGAAAACCATATTCCGATTGAACATGCCTGCGATATGGTCTGTGCTTGCACAACTTGCCACGTGATTGTGAAAGAGGGCTATCAGAGTCTGAATGAGCCTGATGAGAATGAAGAAGATTTGTTAGACCGTGCATGGGGCCTCAATCCCCAGTCTCGCTTATCTTGTCAGGCTATTGTGGCGCGCCAGGACCTAGTCATTGAGATCCCGAAATACTCCATTAACCACGCTAAAGAAAATCACTAA
- the hscA gene encoding Fe-S protein assembly chaperone HscA translates to MALLQISEPGKSLAPHQRRIAVGIDLGTTNSLVAIVRDALPKVLPDSEGRELLPSVVRYLPNGRTQAGFEAAESIVSDTKNTIVSVKRFMGRGIVDVENIESTPYDFVDEPGMLKIKTVAGDKSPIEVSAEILARLRQLAEDSVNDDIVGAVITVPAYFDDAQRQATKDAAKLAGIEVLRLLNEPTAAAIAYGLDNASEGIYAVYDLGGGTFDISILRMSRGVFEVLSTGGDSALGGDDFDHRLYCWVIEQAKLPPLSIQDHRKLLLSCKHAKEQLSHNPLARVHETLADGTVINVGVSQAQFFEITQNLINKTLLAVKKALRDAGLKADEVKGVVMVGGATRMPHVQRAVGELFGTKPLNNLNPDQVVALGAAMQADLLAGNQSKDDEWLLLDVIPLSLGVETMGGLVEKIIPRNTPIPVARAQDFTTFKDGQTALAIQVVQGERELAQDCRSLGKFELRGIPPMAAGAARIRVTYQVDADGLLSVSAMEQGSGVQASIDIKPSYGLTDAEIARMLQDGFASAKIDLLSRSLREEQVNAQRLLDAVQTALDSDRGLLNSQEQAEVDQEMAVLQKLLTEETDSAILRKAVDHAAKATDEFAQKRMNASIKRALAGKNVAEI, encoded by the coding sequence ATGGCCTTATTACAAATCTCCGAACCTGGTAAATCACTTGCTCCGCATCAACGTCGGATTGCGGTAGGTATTGACTTGGGTACCACTAACTCCTTGGTCGCAATTGTGCGGGATGCCTTACCTAAGGTTCTCCCTGATTCAGAAGGGCGCGAGTTACTTCCTTCTGTGGTGCGTTATCTCCCAAACGGTAGAACCCAAGCCGGCTTCGAGGCTGCCGAAAGTATTGTCTCTGATACCAAAAATACGATTGTTTCTGTGAAACGTTTCATGGGCCGGGGTATTGTCGATGTAGAGAATATCGAAAGCACTCCCTACGACTTCGTTGACGAGCCTGGGATGTTAAAGATCAAAACGGTAGCAGGTGACAAGAGCCCCATTGAAGTTTCAGCAGAAATTTTGGCGCGCTTGCGCCAGTTGGCAGAAGACTCAGTTAATGACGACATCGTTGGTGCGGTGATTACCGTGCCCGCTTATTTTGATGATGCTCAGCGTCAAGCAACTAAAGATGCTGCGAAGTTGGCAGGCATTGAAGTTTTACGTCTGCTCAATGAGCCTACTGCTGCTGCCATTGCCTATGGTTTAGATAATGCCTCCGAGGGCATCTACGCGGTTTACGATTTAGGTGGCGGCACTTTTGATATCTCCATTTTGCGTATGAGCAGAGGGGTATTTGAAGTACTCTCTACCGGCGGCGATTCTGCTTTGGGAGGCGATGATTTTGACCATCGCCTCTATTGTTGGGTGATTGAGCAAGCTAAGCTTCCACCACTGTCGATTCAGGATCATCGTAAGCTCTTACTCTCTTGCAAACATGCTAAAGAGCAATTGAGCCATAACCCATTAGCACGTGTTCATGAAACTCTTGCTGATGGCACTGTGATTAATGTGGGAGTGAGCCAGGCGCAGTTTTTTGAAATCACGCAAAACTTAATCAACAAGACTTTGCTTGCCGTGAAGAAAGCCTTGCGCGATGCAGGCCTTAAGGCTGATGAAGTCAAAGGCGTCGTGATGGTTGGTGGGGCAACTCGTATGCCTCATGTGCAACGTGCGGTGGGCGAGCTCTTCGGCACTAAACCCTTAAATAATCTCAATCCAGATCAGGTTGTTGCTTTAGGCGCCGCAATGCAGGCTGACTTACTTGCTGGCAATCAAAGCAAGGACGATGAGTGGCTCCTCTTGGATGTCATTCCACTGTCTCTTGGCGTTGAAACCATGGGTGGCTTGGTGGAAAAAATTATTCCGCGCAACACACCTATTCCGGTAGCGCGTGCTCAGGATTTCACGACCTTTAAAGATGGCCAAACTGCTTTAGCAATTCAGGTAGTGCAGGGTGAGAGGGAGTTAGCACAAGACTGTCGCTCTTTAGGTAAGTTTGAATTGCGTGGCATCCCGCCAATGGCTGCTGGTGCTGCCCGTATACGCGTGACCTATCAAGTAGATGCAGATGGATTGCTCTCTGTAAGCGCCATGGAGCAGGGTTCAGGTGTGCAAGCCTCAATAGATATTAAGCCATCCTATGGTCTGACTGATGCTGAGATTGCCCGAATGCTGCAAGATGGTTTTGCCTCAGCCAAAATAGACCTCCTTTCAAGATCTTTGCGTGAAGAGCAGGTGAATGCGCAGCGTTTATTAGATGCTGTACAAACTGCTTTAGATTCTGATCGTGGATTATTGAATTCTCAAGAGCAGGCTGAGGTTGATCAAGAAATGGCCGTCTTGCAAAAGTTGCTTACAGAAGAAACTGATAGCGCCATTCTCAGAAAAGCAGTCGATCATGCCGCTAAGGCTACCGACGAGTTTGCCCAAAAGCGCATGAATGCCAGCATTAAGAGGGCATTAGCCGGTAAGAATGTTGCAGAAATCTAA
- the hscB gene encoding Fe-S protein assembly co-chaperone HscB, translating to MSVVVVNPSASDNYFRFFGLEQQFNLDLSALDQAYLAIQKEVHPDRHARGSDTEQRLAMQMATLANTAFQTLKNPIQRGLYLCQLHKVDARLETNTAMPAAFLMKQMEWRESLEDQDEDLGALEALAEEVDQAKRDILVEITQAIDGAQNYERAAELLRGLLFIDKFALELDDAISALV from the coding sequence ATGAGTGTGGTTGTGGTGAATCCTTCCGCGTCTGACAATTACTTTCGTTTCTTTGGTTTAGAACAGCAATTCAACCTAGATTTGTCTGCATTGGATCAAGCTTATTTAGCGATCCAAAAAGAAGTGCATCCTGATCGCCATGCTCGCGGTAGCGATACCGAGCAAAGGTTGGCAATGCAAATGGCTACCCTGGCAAATACTGCATTTCAAACTTTGAAAAATCCCATTCAGCGTGGGCTCTACCTTTGCCAACTCCACAAAGTGGATGCGCGTCTTGAGACCAATACGGCCATGCCAGCTGCTTTTCTGATGAAGCAAATGGAATGGCGTGAAAGTCTCGAAGATCAAGATGAGGATCTCGGTGCTCTCGAAGCTCTAGCTGAAGAGGTTGATCAAGCTAAACGAGATATCTTGGTAGAAATTACACAGGCTATCGATGGAGCTCAGAACTATGAGCGCGCAGCTGAGTTGCTTAGAGGTCTGCTTTTTATTGATAAGTTTGCGCTAGAGCTAGATGATGCTATCTCAGCTTTGGTATAG
- the iscA gene encoding iron-sulfur cluster assembly protein IscA: MAISLTDKAAKHVQRNLDKRGKGCGLRLGVRTTGCSGLAYQLEYVDEAAPEDVKFESNGITIFIDPKSLAYLDGTELDFVREGLNEGFKFQNPNVKDECGCGESFRV, encoded by the coding sequence ATGGCAATTTCCTTAACCGACAAAGCAGCGAAACATGTTCAGCGCAATTTAGATAAGCGTGGAAAAGGTTGCGGCTTACGCTTAGGTGTTCGCACTACTGGTTGCTCAGGCTTGGCCTATCAATTGGAATATGTGGATGAGGCCGCTCCCGAAGATGTGAAATTTGAATCTAATGGCATCACCATCTTTATTGATCCTAAGAGCTTAGCCTATTTAGATGGCACCGAATTAGACTTTGTACGTGAAGGTTTGAACGAAGGCTTTAAGTTCCAAAACCCGAATGTAAAAGATGAGTGTGGTTGTGGTGAATCCTTCCGCGTCTGA
- the iscU gene encoding Fe-S cluster assembly scaffold IscU has protein sequence MAYSDKVIDHYENPRNVGSFEKGDDQVGTGMVGAPACGDVMKLQIRVNDQGVIEDAKFKTYGCGSAIASSSLVTEWVKGKTLDQALEIKNSLIAEELALPPVKIHCSILAEDAIKAAVADYKEKHPAL, from the coding sequence ATGGCATATAGCGATAAAGTAATTGATCATTATGAAAATCCCCGCAATGTGGGTTCTTTTGAAAAAGGCGATGACCAAGTAGGTACTGGCATGGTCGGCGCACCTGCGTGTGGTGACGTGATGAAGCTACAGATTCGTGTAAACGATCAGGGCGTGATTGAAGATGCCAAGTTCAAGACCTATGGTTGCGGTTCTGCAATTGCATCCTCCTCATTAGTCACTGAGTGGGTTAAAGGCAAAACCTTGGATCAGGCCTTAGAGATTAAGAACTCCTTGATTGCTGAAGAGTTGGCTTTGCCACCAGTAAAAATTCACTGCTCTATCTTGGCTGAAGATGCCATCAAGGCAGCAGTGGCTGATTACAAAGAAAAGCATCCGGCCCTGTAA
- a CDS encoding IscS subfamily cysteine desulfurase, with translation MNAPQDIPQQSIPMFSPKHFPVYMDYSATTPIDPRVVDKMLPYLREQFGNAASRSHAYGWAAEEAVEWARSEVAQLVHADPREIVFTSGATESINLALKGAAHFYKDRGNHIITVKTEHKATLDTCRELEREGFEVTYLDVLPNGLIDFAQLEAAMKPGTILLSVMYVNNEIGVIQDIPRIGELCRSRGVIFHVDAAQATGKVEIDLEKTKVDLMSFSAHKTYGPKGIGALFVRRKPRIRIEAQIHGGGHERGMRSGTLAVHQIVGLGEAFRIARLEMTSGNARIRALRDRLLNGLKDIEEVYVNGDMEHRVPHNLNISFNYVEGESMLMALKDLAISSGSACTSASLEPSYVLRALGRNDELAHSSIRFTLGRFTTEEEVDFTIKLVKEKIAKLRELSPLWEMFKDGIDLSTIQWAAH, from the coding sequence ATGAACGCACCACAAGACATTCCCCAGCAGTCAATACCGATGTTTAGTCCTAAGCATTTTCCGGTTTATATGGACTATTCGGCTACTACTCCGATTGATCCGCGCGTGGTAGATAAGATGTTGCCTTACTTGCGCGAGCAATTTGGTAATGCTGCATCTCGTAGCCATGCCTACGGATGGGCTGCAGAGGAAGCAGTTGAGTGGGCGCGTTCAGAAGTCGCCCAGTTAGTGCATGCCGACCCAAGGGAGATCGTATTTACTAGTGGCGCAACTGAAAGTATTAATTTAGCGCTTAAGGGTGCAGCGCACTTTTACAAAGATCGTGGCAATCACATCATTACGGTCAAGACTGAACACAAGGCTACTTTAGACACTTGTCGCGAGCTTGAGCGCGAAGGTTTTGAAGTGACTTACTTAGATGTTCTGCCAAATGGTTTGATTGATTTCGCTCAGCTAGAAGCGGCAATGAAGCCAGGCACTATTTTGTTGTCAGTGATGTATGTCAATAACGAGATTGGCGTGATCCAAGACATTCCACGCATTGGGGAGCTATGCCGCTCACGTGGTGTAATTTTTCATGTGGATGCAGCGCAAGCTACTGGCAAAGTTGAAATTGATTTAGAGAAAACTAAAGTGGATTTAATGAGTTTTTCTGCTCATAAGACCTATGGCCCTAAAGGTATCGGCGCCTTATTTGTGCGTCGTAAGCCCCGGATTCGTATTGAGGCGCAGATTCATGGTGGCGGTCATGAGCGCGGTATGCGTTCTGGCACATTAGCCGTCCATCAAATCGTTGGTTTGGGCGAAGCTTTCCGTATCGCACGCCTTGAGATGACCTCGGGCAATGCTCGCATCCGTGCTTTACGTGATCGCTTGCTCAATGGCTTGAAGGATATTGAAGAGGTTTACGTTAACGGAGATATGGAGCATCGTGTTCCACATAACCTCAATATCAGCTTTAACTATGTTGAGGGCGAGTCGATGTTGATGGCCTTGAAAGACCTGGCTATTTCCTCTGGTTCTGCATGTACTTCAGCATCCTTAGAGCCTTCTTATGTATTGCGCGCTCTTGGTCGTAATGATGAATTAGCACACAGCTCAATTCGTTTTACTTTGGGACGCTTTACTACTGAAGAAGAAGTGGATTTCACGATCAAATTGGTTAAAGAGAAGATTGCAAAGTTACGTGAACTTTCACCTTTATGGGAAATGTTTAAGGATGGTATTGACCTCAGCACCATCCAGTGGGCAGCTCACTAA
- a CDS encoding Fe-S cluster assembly transcription factor codes for MRLTTKGRFAVTAMIDLALRETHGPVTLAGISQRQKISLSYLEQLFGKLRRFNIVESTRGPGGGYTLARKSEEISVADIIVAVDEPLDATQCGGKGNCHTDEENQGHCMTHDLWSNLNAKMVEYLSSVSLRDLVHQQSGRGIVLHDLRPKKIKADSVKAEKLAPAVAAKKEDAPKRPLVNSVFNLARQS; via the coding sequence ATGAGACTTACAACTAAAGGCCGTTTTGCAGTAACCGCAATGATCGATTTAGCCCTGCGTGAGACGCACGGGCCTGTAACTTTGGCTGGAATTAGCCAAAGACAAAAGATCTCCCTCTCTTATTTAGAGCAACTATTTGGCAAGTTACGCCGTTTCAATATCGTTGAAAGTACTCGAGGTCCTGGCGGTGGTTACACCCTAGCCCGTAAATCTGAGGAAATTAGCGTGGCCGACATTATTGTGGCCGTAGACGAGCCTCTGGACGCAACGCAATGTGGCGGTAAGGGCAACTGTCATACCGATGAAGAAAATCAAGGTCATTGCATGACTCATGATCTTTGGTCAAACCTCAATGCCAAGATGGTGGAATACCTTAGTTCCGTGTCATTACGAGACTTGGTACACCAGCAATCTGGACGCGGAATCGTATTGCATGATTTGCGCCCCAAGAAAATTAAGGCTGACAGTGTTAAGGCAGAAAAGCTAGCACCAGCAGTCGCAGCAAAGAAAGAAGATGCCCCGAAGCGTCCTCTTGTGAATTCTGTTTTTAATCTAGCTCGGCAAAGTTAA
- the uvrB gene encoding excinuclease ABC subunit UvrB has protein sequence MIAEMPPKLPKTSSNSQVAESKKTPVADPLGEVGHDLDPAKFVSFPDSPFQLYQPFPPAGDQPAAIDALVAGIEDGLTFQTLLGVTGSGKTFTMANVIARTGRPAIIFAPNKTLAAQLYSEFREFFPKNAVEYFVSYYDYYQPEAYVPTRDLFIEKDSSINEHIEQMRLSATKSLLERRDVIIVATVSAIYGIGNPGDYHSMVMTLRPGDKMSQRDILMRLIAMQYDRNETDFKRGVFRVRGDTIDIFPAEHNELAVRVELFDDVIESLQFFDPLTGKIRQKIPRFTVYPSSHYVTPRDTVLKAIETIKAELRIRLDEFVKDGKLVEAQRLEQRTRFDLEMLNELGFCKGIENYSRHLSGAMPGEAPPTLVDYLPNDALMFLDESHVLIGQLNAMYNGDKSRKHTLVEFGFRLPSAMDNRPLKFTEFETKMRQTVFVSATPADYENTHTGQVVEQVARPTGLVDPEIEVLPASTQVDDLLNQIHERVKVHERVLVTVLTKRMAEQLTDYLSDSGVKVRYVHSDIDTVERVEILRDLRLGVFDVLVGINLLREGLDIPEVSLVAILDADKEGFLRSERSLIQTIGRAARNVKGKAILYADRITDSMKRAMGETERRRTKQIAFNKANGIEPRGVKKRIKDIIDGVYDVKEKRSEMQVEQERARYEDMSEKDLASEIKRLEKQMNSEAKNLEFEKAASTRDRLTKVKEMAFGARSRDAI, from the coding sequence ATGATAGCTGAGATGCCCCCCAAGTTGCCTAAAACTTCCTCGAATTCCCAAGTTGCCGAAAGCAAGAAAACCCCTGTAGCCGATCCTTTGGGCGAGGTAGGCCACGATTTAGACCCAGCTAAATTCGTTTCTTTCCCAGATTCCCCGTTTCAGCTCTATCAGCCATTTCCGCCCGCAGGCGATCAGCCGGCCGCAATTGATGCTTTGGTGGCTGGCATTGAGGATGGATTGACCTTTCAGACACTGTTGGGTGTTACCGGCTCGGGTAAGACCTTCACTATGGCTAATGTGATCGCTAGGACAGGTCGCCCCGCCATCATTTTTGCCCCAAACAAGACTCTAGCTGCCCAGCTCTATAGTGAGTTTCGAGAATTTTTCCCTAAAAATGCGGTGGAGTACTTTGTTAGTTACTACGATTACTACCAGCCGGAGGCCTACGTTCCGACACGCGATTTGTTTATTGAAAAGGATTCATCAATCAATGAACATATTGAACAAATGCGATTGTCTGCAACCAAGAGTTTGTTGGAGAGGCGCGATGTCATCATCGTAGCCACTGTGTCCGCAATTTACGGTATTGGTAATCCGGGTGACTATCACAGCATGGTGATGACTTTGCGCCCTGGCGACAAGATGAGTCAGCGCGATATTTTGATGCGCTTAATTGCGATGCAATACGACCGTAATGAAACCGATTTCAAGCGCGGTGTTTTTCGAGTCCGGGGCGACACGATTGATATTTTTCCGGCTGAGCATAATGAATTAGCGGTGCGCGTTGAACTGTTTGATGATGTTATTGAGAGCTTGCAATTCTTCGATCCACTTACTGGAAAGATTCGTCAGAAGATTCCACGCTTTACCGTCTATCCAAGCTCGCACTACGTCACGCCGCGTGACACCGTTCTCAAGGCGATTGAAACCATCAAAGCAGAGTTACGCATTCGCTTAGATGAATTTGTAAAAGATGGCAAGCTGGTTGAAGCGCAGCGTTTAGAGCAGCGTACCCGCTTTGATCTGGAGATGCTCAATGAGTTGGGCTTTTGCAAGGGCATTGAGAACTACTCTCGCCACCTCTCAGGCGCTATGCCTGGTGAGGCGCCGCCTACCTTGGTGGACTACTTGCCCAATGACGCACTCATGTTTTTAGATGAGAGTCATGTCCTCATAGGTCAGCTCAACGCGATGTATAACGGCGATAAGTCTCGCAAACATACCTTAGTAGAGTTTGGATTCCGTTTGCCTTCAGCAATGGATAACCGCCCACTCAAATTTACTGAGTTTGAAACCAAGATGCGTCAAACCGTGTTTGTCTCTGCAACGCCGGCTGATTACGAAAATACGCATACGGGACAAGTGGTAGAGCAAGTAGCAAGACCAACCGGATTAGTCGATCCAGAAATCGAAGTATTGCCAGCAAGTACTCAAGTTGACGATCTGCTGAATCAGATTCATGAGCGTGTCAAAGTCCATGAGCGTGTTTTAGTAACGGTATTAACAAAACGTATGGCTGAGCAACTCACGGATTACTTATCAGATAGCGGAGTAAAAGTACGCTACGTACACTCCGATATTGATACGGTGGAGAGAGTGGAAATTCTGCGTGACTTACGTTTAGGTGTCTTTGACGTATTGGTAGGTATTAATTTATTACGCGAGGGCCTAGATATTCCAGAGGTCTCTTTAGTCGCCATTTTGGATGCAGATAAAGAGGGCTTTTTGCGTTCTGAGCGTAGCTTGATACAGACCATTGGTCGGGCGGCACGAAACGTCAAAGGTAAGGCGATTTTGTATGCTGACCGCATTACCGATTCCATGAAGCGGGCAATGGGCGAAACAGAGCGCCGCCGCACCAAACAAATTGCTTTCAATAAGGCCAATGGTATTGAGCCACGGGGCGTTAAAAAGCGTATTAAAGACATCATTGATGGGGTCTATGACGTTAAAGAGAAGCGCTCTGAGATGCAAGTTGAGCAGGAGCGGGCACGCTATGAGGATATGAGTGAGAAGGATTTAGCAAGTGAAATCAAGCGCTTAGAGAAGCAAATGAACTCTGAGGCCAAGAATTTGGAGTTTGAAAAGGCTGCATCTACCCGCGATAGATTGACTAAGGTGAAGGAAATGGCATTTGGGGCACGTTCCCGGGACGCCATTTAA